From a region of the Coffea arabica cultivar ET-39 chromosome 3e, Coffea Arabica ET-39 HiFi, whole genome shotgun sequence genome:
- the LOC113736268 gene encoding GATA transcription factor 1-like yields the protein MDALHNPDVAGAAAGCFMLDGEDDLLNFSLDDGEEEKENKNPSPFLKDPYSFSPSNTLISHQDDDLSRSPSFPEFEEELEWLSNKDAFPAVETCFDLLSETPDFDGLNHQSPVSVLENSSSSSNSNGSNSSNGSAVMSCCGNLKVPSSFPVRPRSQRRRRKRRSGFGDLPSQEWQWWNHVNIKSNRQEVALPPVPVKANTSATIGRRCLHCQADQTPQWRAGPMGPKTLCNACGVRYKSGRLVPEYRPASSPTFSAALHSNSHRKIVEMRRQKQPGMGGIMANGSCGYRVG from the exons atggATGCTTTGCACAACCCAGATGTTGCAGGAGCAGCAGCAGGTTGTTTCATGTTGGATGGTGAAGACGACCTTCTCAACTTCTCCTTGGACGACggtgaagaagagaaagaaaataaaaatcctTCCCCTTTTCTAAAAGACCCTtattctttttctccttcaaaTACCCTCATTAGCCATCAAGATGATGATCTCAGCCGTTCACCTTCCTTCCCT GAGTTTGAGGAAGAACTGGAATGGTTATCGAACAAGGACGCATTCCCGGCAGTGGAGACATGCTTCGACCTTCTATCTGAGACCCCGGATTTTGATGGATTGAACCACCAGAGCCCGGTATCCGTGCTTGAAAACAGCAGTAGTAGCAGCAATAGCAATGGTAGCAACAGCAGCAATGGCAGCGCGGTAATGAGCTGCTGTGGGAACCTTAAGGTGCCCAGTAGTTTCCCTGTTCGCCCGCGTAGCCAGAGAAGGAGGAGAAAGCGAAGATCAGGTTTTGGGGACTTGCCGAGCCAGGAATGGCAGTGGTGGAATCATGTGAATATTAAGAGTAACAGGCAGGAAGTGGCATTACCACCAGTGCCAGTGAAGGCAAATACTAGTGCTACTATTGGGAGGAGATGCCTGCATTGCCAAGCTGATCAGACCCCACAATGGCGCGCAGGCCCAATGGGGCCGAAAACTCTTTGCAATGCCTGTGGGGTGCGGTATAAGTCCGGGCGTCTTGTGCCTGAGTATCGCCCTGCTAGTAGTCCTACATTTTCGGCTGCATTGCATTCGAATTCTCATAGGAAGATAGTTGAGATGAGGAGGCAGAAGCAACCAGGAATGGGAGGAATCATGGCGAACGGGAGTTGTGGATATAGGGTAGGATAG
- the LOC113736269 gene encoding uncharacterized protein — translation MCEVVVVSRRGLCLCWIITFAAVLLLVCPSEGLNAEGIHLLEIKANIVDEFKNLGNWNPSDQTPCGWVGVNCTSDYHPVVWSLDLNSFNLSGTLSPSIGNLSNLIYLDLSYNGLTGKIPKEIAKLSRLKSLYLNNNEFEGPIPVEVGNLSFLMELNMCNNKISGNIPEEFGKLSSLVEFVAYTNNISGPLPLSIGNLKNLEKIRVGQNSISGSLPAEIGGCQNLKYLGLAQNKLGGSLPKELGMLDQLTDVILWDNQLTGSVPKEIGNCTNLQTLALYQNNLVGEIPTEIGNLKAMQKLYIYRNGLNGTIPKEIGNLSLAVEIDFSENNLIGEIPPELSQINGLHLLYLFQNQLTGVIPTVLSDLKNLTKLDLSINFLTGPIPFGFQYLPAMSQLQLFTNSLSGSIPQGLGLYSPLWVVDFSDNYLTGRIPPQLCRLSNLMLLNLESNRLHGEIPAGVTNCISLVQLRLDDNGLTGSFPSDLCNLVNLSAVELGENMFSGPIPSHIENCRKLQRLDISGNYFTSELPREIGNLSQLVTFNVSSNLLTGRIPTEILNCKALQRLDLSWNSFTGAVPIELGTLSQLELLILSQNNFSGNIPVAFGNLSHLTELQMGGNLLSGGIPSELGALTGLQIGLNLSDNNLSGPIPPELGDLILLEYLFLNNNHLSGEIPSTFGNLSSLLGCNFSFNDLTGPLPAVPLFLNMSISSFIGNKGLCGGPLGDCSGSTSLNPYPPVESATASRGKIVTVVAAVVGGISLILIVVILYFMKQRPDEMIASLQDKDMSSQASDIYFPPKEGFTFQDLMEATNNFHDSYVVGRGAVGTVYKAVMRSGQTVAVKKLSSNREGNSIEHSFRAEILTLGKIRHRNIVKLYGFCYHQGSNLLLYEYMEKGSLGEMLHGGSCCLEWPTRFTIAMGAAQGLAYLHHDCKPRIIHRDIKSNNILIDEKFEAHVGDFGLAKVIDMPQSKSMSAVAGSYGYIAPEYAYTMKVTEKCDIYSYGVVLLELITGRTPVQPLDHGGDLVTWARNYIRNNSLTSGILDSRIDLKDETTVNHMITVLKIALICTSTSPSERPSMREVVLMLIESNEREGHFISSPEYDYSQKDDNL, via the exons ATGTGTGAAGTTGTTGTAGTGTCAAGAAGAGGTTTATGTTTGTGTTGGATAATAACTTTTGCAGCTGTTCTGCTTCTGGTTTGTCCTTCAGAGGGGTTGAATGCAGAAGGCATTCACCTCCTAGAGATTAAGGCAAATATTGTTGATGAGTTTAAAAACCTAGGAAATTGGAATCCTAGTGATCAGACACCGTGTGGATGGGTTGGTGTGAATTGCACGTCTGATTATCATCCAGTTGTGTGGTCTCTTGATTTGAATTCATTTAACCTTTCTGGTACCTTAAGCCCTAGTATTGGTAACCTATCTAACCTTATTTATCTTGACCTTTCTTATAATGGACTCACTGGAAAAATTCCAAAGGAGATTGCAAAGTTATCAAGGTTAAAGTCTCTCTATTTGAACAATAATGAGTTTGAAGGGCCAATTCCAGTTGAAGTAGGAAATCTTTCCTTTTTGATGGAGTTGAATATGTGCAACAACAAAATTTCTGGTAACATACCAGAGGAGTTTGGGAAGCTTTCATCTCTCGTTGAATTTGTTGCTTACACAAACAATATATCAGGCCCCTTGCCTCTGTCCATTGGTAATCtgaaaaatttggaaaagatTCGAGTAGGCCAAAATTCAATTTCAGGAAGCTTACCTGCAGAAATAGGTGGCTGTCAGAACTTGAAATATCTTGGTCTTGCTCAGAATAAATTGGGAGGTAGTCTACCTAAGGAGCTTGGCATGCTTGACCAATTGACAGATGTAATCCTCTGGGACAATCAGTTGACTGGTTCAGTTCCAAAGGAGATTGGCAATTGTACAAATCTTCAAACGCTTGCTTTGTACCAGAACAATCTTGTTGGAGAGATTCCTACTGAAATTGGGAACCTTAAGGCGATGCAGAAGTTATATATTTACCGGAATGGATTGAATGGGACGATTCCAAAGGAGATTGGGAATCTTTCTTTAGCGGTGGAAATTGATTTCTCCGAAAACAATTTGATAGGTGAAATCCCACCTGAGTTGAGCCAAATCAATGGTCTACATTTACTCTACCTGTTTCAGAACCAGCTTACAGGCGTCATACCAACTGTGCTCAGTGACTTGAAAAACTTGACAAAGCTTGATCTTTCAATCAATTTTCTGACAGGCCCTATTCCGTTTGGATTTCAGTATCTACCAGCAATGAGCCAGCTACAGCTTTTCACTAATTCCTTAAGTGGTAGCATCCCTCAAGGACTTGGGCTATATAGTCCACTTTGGGTGGTTGATTTTTCAGACAACTACCTGACGGGTAGAATTCCTCCGCAACTTTGTCGCCTGTCCAATTTGATGTTGCTCAATCTCGAGTCCAATCGACTGCATGGGGAAATTCCAGCTGGTGTCACTAATTGCATTTCCTTAGTGCAACTTCGTCTTGATGATAACGGGCTAACTGGGAGCTTTCcctctgatttgtgcaatctcgTGAATCTCTCCGCGGTTGAATTGGGTGAGAACATGTTCAGTGGCCCTATTCCTTCACATATTGAAAACTGCCGAAAGTTGCAGAGGCTTGATATCTCAGGCAATTACTTCACGTCTGAGTTGCCAAGGGAGATCGGAAATCTTTCTCAGCTTGTTACTTTTAATGTATCATCTAATTTACTCACGGGACGGATACCAACAGAGATCCTCAATTGTAAGGCGCTACAGCGACTTGATCTCAGCTGGAATAGTTTTACTGGTGCCGTACCAATTGAGCTTGGAACTCTCTCACAGCTTGAACTTCTTATTCTTTCCCAGAATAACTTTTCTGGTAACATACCAGTTGCTTTTGGCAATTTATCTCATTTGACTGAGTTGCAGATGGGGGGAAATCTGCTTTCTGGTGGAATACCGTCGGAGTTGGGTGCACTTACAGGTTTGCAGATTGGACTAAATCTTAGTGACAATAACCTCTCTGGTCCTATACCACCTGAACTTGGAGATCTCATCTTATTAGAATACCTCTTTCTCAATAATAATCATTTAAGCGGTGAAATTCCAAGCACATTTGGCAACTTATCGAGCCTTCTTGGTTGCAACTTCTCATTCAATGACCTTACTGGGCCATTACCAGCTGTGCCATTGTTCCTGAACATGAGTATCAGCAGCTTCATTGGCAACAAAGGGCTCTGTGGTGGCCCTCTTGGTGATTGTAGTGGGTCAACATCACTTAATCCTTATCCTCCTGTGGAATCTGCAACTGCTTCCCGTGGGAAGATTGTCACAGTAGTTGCGGCTGTGGTTGGTGGGATCTCTCTTATTCTTATTGTGGTCATTTTGTATTTTATGAAACAGCGGCCAGATGAGATGATTGCATCCTTGCAAGATAAGGATATGTCATCGCAGGCTTCTGATATATATTTCCCTCCAAAGGAAGGATTCACTTTCCAAGACCTGATGGAGGCTACAAACAATTTTCATGACAGTTATGTTGTTGGAAGGGGAGCTGTTGGGACAGTTTACAAGGCAGTTATGAGATCTGGGCAAACAGTTGCTGTTAAGAAGCTTTCATCTAACAGAGAAGGTAATAGTATTGAGCATAGTTTTCGAGCTGAGATTCTAACTCTAGGGAAGATTAGGCACCGGAATATTGTGAAATTATATGGATTTTGCTATCATCAAGGTTCCAATCTGCTTCTTTATGAGTATATGGAAAAGGGTAGTCTGGGTGAAATGCTTCATGGGGGATCTTGTTGCTTGGAGTGGCCTACACGCTTTACTATTGCAATGGGTGCTGCTCAAGGCCTTGCTTATCTGCATCATGATTGCAAGCCCAGGATCATACACCGCGACATAAAATCCAATAACATCCTGATAGATGAGAAGTTTGAAGCACATGTTGGCGATTTTGGTTTGGCAAAAGTGATTGACATGCCTCAGTCAAAGTCCATGTCTGCAGTTGCTGGATCGTATGGTTATATTGCTCCTG AATATGCATACACAATGAAGGTTACAGAAAAATGTGATATTTACAGTTATGGAGTAGTCTTGTTGGAGTTGATAACTGGAAGAACTCCGGTACAGCCATTAGATCATGGAGGTGATCTTGTCACTTGGGCCAGGAATTATATTCGGAACAACTCCCTGACATCTGGGATACTTGATAGCCGAATCGACCTGAAAGATGAAACTACTGTCAACCACATGATAACTGTTTTAAAAATTGCTTTGATCTGCACTAGTACGTCTCCTTCGGAGCGCCCATCAATGCGGGAGGTTGTGCTAATGCTAATTGAGTCCAATGAGAGAGAGGGACACTTCATTTCCTCTCCTGAATATGATTATTCTCAGAAAGATGACAACTTATGA